A genomic stretch from Halichoerus grypus chromosome 5, mHalGry1.hap1.1, whole genome shotgun sequence includes:
- the LUZP1 gene encoding leucine zipper protein 1, with product MAEFTNYKDTASSRHLRFKLQSLSRRLDELEEATKNLQKAEDELLDLQDKVIQAEGSNSSMLAEIEVLRQRVLRIEGKDEEIKRAEDLCQLMKEKLEEEENLTRELKSEIERLQKRMAELEKLEEAFGRSKNDCTQLCLSLNEERNLTKKISSELEMLRVKVKELESSEDRLDKTEQSLVSELEKLKSLTLSFVSERKYLNEKEKENEKLIKELTQKLEQNKKMNRDYTRNASNLLERNDLRIEDGISNTLPCKESRRKGTLDYLKQVENETRNKSENEKNRNQEDNKVKDLNQEIEKLKTQIKHFEFLEEELKKMRAKNNDLQDNYLSEQNKNKLLASQLEEIKLQIKKQKELENGEVAGDEAFLSSKGRHERTKFRGHGSEAPVSRHTPRELSPQHKRERHRNREFVLNSENYSLGNRQVSSPSFTNRRAAKASNVGAAADSGTQETRRAEDRYASGSSQSEGRRPREQPSVLSRYPPAAQEHSKAWKGTPKPGTESGLKGKVEKTTRTFSDNTTHGSVPSDILGRADKASDTSMEALFGKRGQVPGSGSPLNQAADCGSPKGIGSLASSRRSSSEGLCKGKKAASGQEADTGSPNSKPPLLSKYPYSSRSQENILQGFSTPNKEGIDQPVAAVMEDSSPHEALRCRVIKSSGREKPDSDDDVDVTSLVTAKLVTTTVTPEPEPKHQPNSREKAKSRGGLRTSLFETDKDVGTENESVKPVRASANAVEFPDANGAGATSQRPFSPREALRSRAIIKPVIIDKDVKKIMGGSGTEATTEKQKSTSRPGPNKVTSSITIYPSDSPSPRSAPGDAPRERHTSTSNIQLGPAELPSGSNHVSAPLELSIHKHDITLQLPEAERTGDGPLKNRPETVVSRSSIIIKPSEPVERNSHAPPAETIRWKGHGAPSEAGSADARHVTLRNAWKSRRDLNSLEDPPARGGRNVEAPNAYTQRAATDCSDLGQPRLYLCEQGTQRAGSSGDAPELVSRRSHSSLTVSEVLTRRHRAGDAATAAAWNHSAGAEEGDDCALGVHRRPHNSLERCELPAKPGPSEPGRARAEERLRPARPCAEDN from the exons ATGGCTGAATTTACAAACTACAAGGATACCGCCTCCAGCCGCCACCTGCGGTTTAAGTTACAGAGTCTAAGCCGCCGTCTCGATGAGTTGGAGGAAGCCACAAAAAACCTCCAGAAAGCAGAGGATGAGCTCCTGGATCTCCAGGACAAGGTGATTCAGGCAGAAGGCAGCAACTCCAGCATGCTGGCGGAGATTGAAGTGCTGCGCCAGCGAGTGCTGAGAATCGAAGgcaaagatgaggaaattaagagaGCGGAGGACCTGTGTCAGCTGATGAAGGAGAAgcttgaagaggaagaaaacctCACCCGGGAGCTGAAATCAGAGATTGAGCGGCTTCAGAAACGAATGGCTGAActggagaagctggaggaggcctTTGGCAGGAGTAAGAATGATTGTACCCAACTCTGTCTGAGTCTGAATGAGGAGAGAAACCTGACAAAGAAGATCTCCTCTGAGCTGGAAATGCTCAGGGTCAAAGTGAAAGAACTGGAATCTTCCGAGGACCGCCTGGATAAAACTGAGCAGAGTTTAGTGTCAGAGTTAGAAAAGCTGAAATCGTTAACTCTGAGCTTTGTAAGTGAGAGAAAATACttgaatgaaaaggagaaagaaaatgagaaactgaTAAAAGAGCTCACTCAGAAACTGGAGCAGAACAAAAAAATGAACCGAGATTATACAAGGAATGCTTCTAATCTTCTGGAAAGGAATGACCTACGGATTGAGGACGGGATCTCCAACACACTGCCATGCAAAGAATCAAGAAGGAAGGGCACTCTGGATTATCTAAAGCAGGTAGAGAACGAGACAAGAAACAAATCCGAAAATGAAAAGAACCGAAATCAGGAAGACAATAAAGTTAAAGACCTTAACCAAGAGATTGAGAAACTTAAGACACAAAtcaaacattttgaatttttggaaGAAGAACTTAAGAAAATGAGGGCCAAAAATAATGATCTTCAGGATAATTACctaagtgaacaaaataaaaacaaactcttagCCAGCCAGCTGGAGGAGATAAAGctacaaatcaagaaacagaaagagtTAGAGaatggggaggtggcaggggacGAGGCCTTCCTGTCCAGCAAAGGCAGGCACGAGAGGACTAAGTTCAGAGGCCATGGGAGTGAGGCTCCTGTGTCCAGGCACACGCCCCGGGAACTGTCCCCTCAGCATAAGCGGGAGAGGCATCGAAACAGGGAGTTTGTGCTCAACAGTGAAAACTATTCTCTGGGCAACAGGCAGGTCTCCTCTCCCAGTTTCACTAATAGGAGGGCAGCCAAAGCCTCCAACGTCGGGGCGGCTGCAGACAGTGGGACTCAGGAGACAAGGAGAGCTGAAGATCGGTATGCATCGGGCTCTTCTCAGAGTGAAGGGAGGAGGCCCCGGGAGCAGCCTTCAGTGCTCAGCCGCTACCCCCCAGCTGCTCAGGAGCACAGTAAAGCTTGGAAGGGTACTCCCAAGCCAGGTACCGAGAGTGGGTTGAAGGGAAAAGTGGAGAAGACAACACGAACATTTAGTGACAATACCACCCATGGATCTGTTCCCAGTGACATACTGGGTAGAGCTGACAAGGCTTCTGACACCTCCATGGAGGCCCTCTTTGGCAAGAGGGGGCAGGTACCCGGCAGTGGAAGTCCGTTAAATCAGGCTGCAGACTGTGGCAGTCCTAAGGGGATTGGGTCCCTGGCCTCATCTCGAAGATCTTCCTCAGAAGGGCTCTGCAAGGGCAAAAAGGCTGCCAGTGGCCAGGAGGCTGATACCGGTTCCCCAAATTCCAAGCCTCCACTTTTATCAAAGTATCCTTATAGCTCCAGAAGCCAAGAGAACATCCTTCAGGGCTTTTCAACCCCAAATAAAGAAGGCATCGATCAACCCGTAGCTGCTGTGATGGAGGACAGCAGTCCGCACGAGGCCCTGAGGTGCCGAGTCATCAAATCCAGTGGCAGAGAGAAGCCAGACTCAGATGACGATGTGGACGTAACCTCTCTCGTGACTGCCAAGTTGGTAACCACAACCGTCACTCCGGAGCCAGAGCCCAAACACCAACCCAACTCTCGGGAAAAAGCCAAATCCCGAGGGGGACTTAGAACCTCCCTGTTTGAGACTGATAAAGATGTTGGGACAGAAAATGAATCTGTGAAACCTGTCCGAGCCTCCGCCAATGCTGTGGAGTTCCCAGATGCCAACGGTGCTGGGGCGACAAGCCAGCGGCCCTTCAGCCCCAGAGAGGCCTTGCGGTCCAGGGCCATCATCAAACCTGTCATCATTGATAAGGATGTGAAAAAAATCATGGGAGGATCTGGAACCGAGGCCACCACGGAGAAGCAGAAATCCACCTCCAGACCAGGGCCAAACAAGGTGACAAGCAGCATAACCATCTACCCCTCCGACAGCCCCAGCCCTCGGTCCGCCCCAGGTGATGCCCCGCGGGAGAGGCACACGTCCACCAGCAACATCCAGCTTGGGCCAGCAGAGCTCCCGTCAGGTAGCAACCACGTCAGCGCCCCCTTGGAGCTCTCCATTCACAAACATGACATCACCCTGCAGCTCCCGGAAGCTGAAAGAACGGGAGATGGGCCCCTGAAGAACAGGCCAGAAACAGTGGTCTCTCGGAGCAGCATTATCATCAAGCCCTCAGAGCCCGTGGAGAGGAACAGCCACGCGCCCCCAGCGGAGACAATCAGGTGGAAAGGCCATGGGGCCCCTTCAGAAGCGGGCTCTGCAGACGCCAGGCATGTTACCTTGCGCAACGCCTGGAAGAGTCGGCGAGACTTGAACTCTTTAGAAGACCCCCCAGCTCGAGGAGGCAGAAACGTGGAAGCTCCCAACGCCTACACCCAGAGGGCCGCCACAGACTGTTCAGACCTCGGGCAGCCCAGGTTGTACCTGTGCGAGCAGGGCACTCAAAGGGCAGGAAGTTCAGGGGACGCCCCTGAGCTGGTCTCCAGAAGGAGCCACAGCAGCCTCACCGTGTCCGAGGTGCTCACTCGTCGGCATCGGGCCGGAGACGCCGCCACCGCGGCAGCCTGGAACCACTCGGCAGGCGCG GAGGAAGGGGACGACTGTGCACTCGGTGTCCACAGGCGACCGCACAACTCCCTGGAGCGGTGTGAGCTGCCTGCGAAGCCGGGGCCGTCAGAGCCGGGGCGAGCCCGGGCCGAGGAGCGGTTACGGCCAGCCAGGCCCTGCGCCGAGGACAACTGA